The following proteins are encoded in a genomic region of Streptomyces sp. SLBN-31:
- a CDS encoding xanthine dehydrogenase family protein molybdopterin-binding subunit, whose protein sequence is MVRTAAVGAPAERREGREKVTGTARYAAEHVHPGRAHAWPVPAAIARGTVTAVDTAVALSRPGVLAVLTHENAPRLTEPDDPVLAVLQNPRVPHHGWFVALVVAETLEAARAGAAAVRVSYDAQDHDVTLTETHPGAYVPETANGGYPASREHGDPEGAFGSSAVRVDVRYRVPPLHNHPMEPHTSTALWDRDRLTVHTSSQGSNVVRATLAALFELPEERVTVVAEHVGGGFGSKGTPRPDVVLAAMAARQTGRPVTVALPRRYLPAVVGHRAPTLHRLRLGARADGRLTSLIHEVTTHTSRVKEFVEQAAVPARIMYAAPDSRTLHRVAPLDVPTPSWMRAPGEAPGMYALESAMDELACELGMDPVELRIVNEPDREPDSGKPFSSRHLVECLREGARRFEWARRDPRPRSRRAGPLLLGTGVAAAVYPVLVQPSTASARALPDGTFLVRINATDIGTGSRTMLAQVAADALGVELGRVRTQVGSSDLPPASLAGGSSGTASWGWAVHDACARLAAALRGHTGPLPAEGLEVRADTAGRAGADSPWARHAFGAHFAEVAVDTVSGEVRVSRLLGVYAAGHILNARTARSQFVGGMTMGLGMALTEGSTVDAAFGDFTESDLASYHVPAHADVPDIEAHWIDEDDPHLNPMGSKGIGEIGIVGTAAAIGNAVHHATGVRLRELPLTPDRVLSAAASGRP, encoded by the coding sequence ATGGTCCGCACCGCCGCCGTGGGCGCACCGGCCGAGCGCCGGGAAGGCCGGGAGAAGGTCACCGGCACCGCCCGCTACGCCGCCGAACACGTCCACCCCGGCCGCGCCCACGCCTGGCCGGTGCCCGCCGCGATCGCACGGGGCACCGTGACCGCCGTCGACACCGCCGTCGCCCTGAGCCGACCCGGGGTGCTGGCCGTCCTCACCCACGAGAACGCCCCGCGCCTGACCGAACCGGACGACCCGGTGCTCGCGGTGCTGCAGAACCCGCGGGTGCCGCACCACGGCTGGTTCGTGGCGCTCGTGGTGGCCGAGACGCTGGAGGCGGCCCGGGCCGGGGCCGCGGCGGTCCGGGTCTCGTACGACGCGCAGGACCACGACGTCACGCTCACCGAGACACATCCCGGCGCCTACGTTCCCGAGACGGCCAACGGCGGCTACCCGGCAAGCCGCGAACACGGCGACCCCGAGGGCGCCTTCGGCTCCTCGGCCGTCCGGGTCGACGTCCGCTACCGGGTGCCGCCGCTGCACAACCACCCCATGGAACCGCACACGAGCACCGCGCTGTGGGACCGCGACCGGCTCACCGTGCACACCTCCAGCCAGGGCTCGAACGTCGTACGCGCCACGCTCGCCGCCCTCTTCGAACTTCCCGAGGAGCGGGTCACCGTCGTCGCCGAGCACGTGGGCGGCGGTTTCGGATCCAAGGGCACTCCGCGGCCCGACGTGGTGCTCGCCGCGATGGCCGCACGGCAGACGGGCCGCCCGGTCACCGTGGCGCTGCCGCGCCGGTACCTGCCGGCCGTGGTCGGGCACCGGGCGCCCACACTGCACCGGCTGCGTCTCGGCGCGCGCGCCGACGGCCGGCTCACGTCCCTGATCCACGAGGTCACCACCCACACCTCCCGCGTCAAGGAGTTCGTCGAGCAGGCCGCCGTTCCCGCGCGGATCATGTACGCGGCACCCGACAGCCGGACCCTGCACCGTGTGGCGCCGCTGGACGTGCCCACACCGTCCTGGATGCGGGCGCCGGGCGAGGCCCCCGGCATGTACGCGCTGGAGTCCGCGATGGACGAGCTGGCCTGCGAACTCGGCATGGACCCGGTGGAGTTGCGGATCGTCAACGAGCCGGACAGGGAGCCCGACAGCGGCAAGCCGTTCAGCAGCAGGCATCTCGTCGAGTGCCTGCGCGAGGGCGCCCGCCGCTTCGAGTGGGCGCGCCGCGACCCGCGCCCGCGCTCCCGCCGCGCCGGACCGCTGCTCCTCGGCACGGGCGTGGCCGCCGCCGTCTACCCGGTCCTCGTGCAGCCGTCCACGGCGTCGGCCCGGGCCCTGCCCGACGGGACGTTCCTGGTACGGATCAACGCCACCGACATCGGCACGGGCTCGCGCACCATGCTCGCGCAGGTCGCGGCCGACGCCCTGGGCGTGGAGCTCGGACGGGTCCGCACCCAGGTCGGCAGCAGCGATCTGCCCCCGGCCTCCCTGGCCGGCGGCTCGTCCGGCACGGCCTCCTGGGGCTGGGCGGTGCACGACGCGTGCGCCCGGCTGGCGGCGGCCCTGCGCGGGCACACCGGGCCGCTGCCCGCCGAGGGTCTGGAGGTCCGTGCCGACACCGCGGGACGGGCCGGCGCCGACAGCCCCTGGGCCCGCCACGCCTTCGGCGCGCACTTCGCCGAGGTGGCCGTCGACACCGTGAGCGGCGAGGTCCGGGTGAGCCGGCTGCTCGGGGTGTACGCCGCCGGGCACATCCTCAACGCCCGTACCGCGCGCTCCCAGTTCGTCGGCGGCATGACCATGGGCCTCGGCATGGCGCTCACCGAGGGCAGCACCGTGGACGCCGCCTTCGGTGACTTCACCGAGTCCGACCTGGCGTCGTACCACGTGCCCGCGCACGCCGACGTGCCCGACATCGAGGCGCACTGGATCGACGAGGACGATCCCCACCTCAACCCCATGGGGAGCAAGGGCATCGGGGAGATCGGCATCGTCGGAACGGCCGCGGCCATCGGCAACGCCGTCCATCACGCGACCGGCGTGCGCCTGCGCGAACTACCGCTCACCCCGGACCGCGTGCTGAGCGCAGCCGCGTCGGGCCGGCCGTAG
- a CDS encoding xanthine dehydrogenase family protein subunit M: protein MKAFAYVRPSSVEEATAAFASLPGARYLGGGTNLVDLMKLGVEQPAALVDVGRLPLDAVEDLPDGSLRVGALVRNSDLAAHPAVRDRYPALSLALLGGASGQLRNAATTGGNLLQRTRCPYFQDVTKPCNKREPGSGCGARDGVHRDHAVLGHSEACIATHPSDMAVALAALDARVELYGPEGTRDVPAADFHRLPGDRPERDTEIRPGELITGVLLPGSTAGLPSLYRKARDRASYAFALASVAAVLEVADGVVARAGIAFGALAHRPWRAGAAEEALVGAAPTAAAFERAVDLELSAARPLRDNAYKVPLARSLALDVLTRLAEPART, encoded by the coding sequence GTGAAGGCCTTCGCGTACGTACGTCCGTCGAGCGTCGAGGAGGCCACCGCCGCGTTCGCCTCCCTGCCCGGCGCCCGCTACCTCGGCGGCGGCACCAACCTCGTCGACCTGATGAAACTCGGCGTCGAACAACCTGCCGCCCTCGTCGACGTCGGCCGCCTCCCCCTGGACGCGGTGGAGGACCTGCCCGACGGCTCGCTGCGCGTCGGAGCCCTCGTCCGCAACAGCGACCTCGCCGCCCATCCGGCCGTCCGCGACCGGTACCCCGCCCTGTCCCTGGCCCTGCTCGGGGGCGCCTCCGGGCAGCTGCGCAACGCCGCCACCACCGGCGGCAACCTGCTGCAGCGCACCCGCTGCCCCTACTTCCAGGACGTGACCAAGCCGTGCAACAAGCGCGAGCCGGGCAGCGGCTGCGGAGCACGGGACGGCGTCCACCGCGATCACGCGGTCCTCGGGCACTCCGAGGCCTGCATCGCCACCCACCCGTCGGACATGGCCGTCGCGCTGGCCGCGCTCGACGCGCGCGTCGAGCTGTACGGCCCCGAAGGCACGCGGGACGTCCCCGCCGCCGACTTCCACCGGCTGCCCGGGGACCGTCCGGAGCGGGACACCGAGATCCGCCCCGGTGAGCTGATCACCGGGGTGCTGCTGCCCGGGTCGACGGCCGGGCTGCCGTCCCTGTACCGCAAGGCACGGGACCGGGCCTCGTACGCCTTCGCCCTGGCCTCCGTGGCCGCGGTGCTGGAGGTGGCGGACGGGGTCGTCGCCCGGGCCGGGATCGCGTTCGGGGCGCTGGCCCACCGGCCCTGGCGGGCCGGCGCGGCCGAGGAGGCACTGGTCGGCGCGGCGCCCACCGCGGCCGCGTTCGAACGTGCCGTCGACCTCGAGCTGTCCGCCGCCCGGCCCCTGCGGGACAACGCCTACAAGGTGCCGCTCGCCCGTTCGCTCGCCCTGGACGTCCTGACCCGGCTCGCCGAGCCCGCCAGGACCTGA
- a CDS encoding (2Fe-2S)-binding protein: MGSNHSLRAGQGTTSGPHQSSITLRVNGKPHTLTVDHRRVLLDVLREDLGLFGAKRGCDHGQCGACTVLVDGRRVNSCLLLAVTLDDREVTSVEGLADDGQELHPLQRAFLDRDAFQCGYCTPGQLCSAVGMLTEAEAGHPSRVTDPGTPSGRPVPLGREEIRERLSGNLCRCGAYPRIVDAVEDVIP; the protein is encoded by the coding sequence ATGGGCAGCAACCACAGCCTCCGGGCTGGACAGGGCACCACCAGCGGTCCCCACCAGTCCTCCATCACGCTGCGGGTCAACGGCAAACCGCACACCCTCACCGTCGACCACCGGCGCGTCCTGCTGGACGTGCTCCGCGAGGACCTGGGCCTGTTCGGCGCCAAGAGGGGCTGCGACCACGGCCAGTGCGGGGCCTGCACCGTCCTGGTGGACGGCCGTCGCGTCAACAGCTGCCTGCTGCTCGCCGTGACCCTGGACGACCGCGAGGTCACGAGCGTCGAGGGGCTCGCCGACGACGGGCAGGAGCTCCACCCGCTGCAGCGGGCCTTCCTCGACCGCGACGCCTTCCAGTGCGGGTACTGCACGCCCGGGCAGCTCTGCTCCGCCGTCGGCATGCTCACCGAGGCCGAGGCGGGGCACCCCTCCCGCGTCACCGACCCCGGTACCCCCTCCGGCCGGCCGGTCCCACTGGGCCGGGAGGAGATCCGCGAGCGGCTCAGCGGCAACCTCTGCCGCTGCGGCGCGTATCCGCGGATCGTCGACGCGGTCGAGGACGTGATCCCGTGA
- a CDS encoding PadR family transcriptional regulator has protein sequence MTQAAFFVLTALADQPRHGYGILREVEELSGGDVQLRVGTLYGVLDRLTADGLIALDREEVHDGRLRRYYRVTDDGTRALAAEAERMAAGASAARQRIAEGRKTSTQPANPAANPATGPGLAGGLA, from the coding sequence ATGACCCAGGCGGCGTTCTTCGTCCTCACCGCCCTGGCCGACCAGCCCCGGCACGGTTACGGCATCCTGCGTGAGGTCGAGGAACTGTCCGGCGGCGACGTGCAGTTGCGCGTCGGCACCCTCTACGGCGTGCTCGACCGGCTCACCGCGGACGGGCTGATCGCGCTGGACCGCGAGGAGGTGCACGACGGCCGGCTCCGCCGCTACTACCGCGTCACCGACGACGGGACGCGGGCCCTGGCCGCGGAGGCGGAGCGGATGGCCGCCGGAGCCAGCGCCGCCAGGCAGCGCATCGCCGAAGGCCGCAAGACATCCACGCAGCCGGCGAACCCGGCCGCGAATCCCGCCACCGGTCCCGGACTCGCAGGAGGTCTGGCGTGA
- a CDS encoding lamin tail domain-containing protein produces MRIRLVAATATAAGTLAILAAVPAHATEYQSALKIKGVQYDAPGRDSNNCSTGNTDEEYLTLKNYSSHTTVNLKGYVVKDKAGNKFTFTRNHYLQPGDYVKLRGGHGTDSDARNVVYRNNCNFMWNNDKDTIYVYKSSGSGADSHAYTKSGNDSDGNGYITFHG; encoded by the coding sequence ATGCGTATACGTCTTGTCGCCGCGACCGCCACCGCCGCGGGCACGCTCGCCATCCTGGCCGCCGTCCCGGCGCACGCCACCGAGTACCAGTCCGCGCTGAAGATCAAGGGCGTCCAGTACGACGCGCCCGGCCGGGACTCCAACAACTGCTCCACCGGCAACACGGACGAGGAGTACCTGACGCTCAAGAACTACTCGTCCCACACGACCGTGAACCTCAAGGGGTACGTGGTCAAGGACAAGGCCGGCAACAAGTTCACCTTCACCCGCAACCACTACCTGCAGCCGGGCGACTATGTGAAGCTGCGGGGCGGCCACGGCACCGACTCGGACGCGCGCAACGTCGTGTACCGCAACAACTGCAACTTCATGTGGAACAACGACAAGGACACCATCTACGTGTACAAGTCCTCGGGCAGCGGCGCCGACTCGCACGCGTACACCAAGAGCGGCAACGACAGCGACGGCAACGGGTACATCACGTTCCACGGGTGA
- a CDS encoding DUF1152 domain-containing protein, translating to MFTLTEPPFFTRLHDARRVLVVGAGGGFDVYAGLPLALALRSAGKEVHLANLSFADLYGLDLDVWLEADVAAVRPDTPARGDYFPERTLARWLEQQGLPATVYAFPQTGVQPLRAAYRALVSHLGGVDAVVLVDGGTDILMRGDEHGLGTPEEDMASLAAVNGMDEIPQRLVACLGFGVDAHHGVNHSLVLENLAALDREGVYLGAFSLPRESREGALYLDAVAHAQRATPEYPSIVNGSVAAAVRGDFGDVRFTERTKDSELFVNPLMSLYFCVDAVGLARRNLYLDRLENTALMRQISTAVSEFRGGLPRQRPPRAYPH from the coding sequence GTGTTCACCCTCACCGAACCCCCTTTCTTCACTCGTCTGCACGACGCGCGGCGGGTCCTCGTCGTCGGCGCGGGCGGTGGATTCGACGTGTACGCCGGCCTTCCGCTGGCCCTCGCGCTGCGGTCGGCGGGCAAGGAGGTCCATCTGGCCAACCTCTCCTTCGCCGACCTCTACGGCCTCGACCTGGACGTGTGGCTGGAGGCGGACGTGGCGGCCGTCCGGCCCGACACCCCCGCGCGCGGCGACTACTTCCCGGAGCGCACCCTCGCCCGCTGGCTCGAACAGCAGGGGCTGCCGGCCACGGTGTACGCGTTCCCGCAGACCGGGGTCCAGCCGTTGCGCGCCGCCTACCGCGCCCTCGTGTCGCATCTGGGCGGAGTGGACGCCGTGGTGCTGGTGGACGGCGGCACCGACATCCTGATGCGGGGCGACGAGCACGGACTGGGCACGCCGGAGGAGGACATGGCGAGCCTGGCCGCCGTGAACGGCATGGACGAGATACCCCAACGGCTCGTCGCCTGCCTGGGGTTCGGGGTGGACGCCCACCATGGGGTCAATCACTCCCTGGTGCTGGAGAACCTGGCCGCGCTGGACCGGGAGGGCGTTTATCTCGGCGCGTTCTCCCTGCCGCGTGAGAGCCGGGAGGGTGCCCTGTACCTCGACGCGGTGGCCCACGCCCAGCGCGCCACGCCCGAGTACCCGAGCATCGTCAACGGCTCGGTCGCGGCCGCCGTGCGCGGCGACTTCGGCGACGTCCGCTTCACGGAACGGACCAAGGACAGCGAACTGTTCGTCAATCCGCTGATGTCCCTGTATTTCTGCGTGGACGCCGTCGGCCTGGCCCGCCGCAACCTCTATCTCGACCGGCTGGAGAACACCGCGTTGATGCGTCAGATCAGCACCGCCGTCTCGGAGTTCCGCGGCGGCCTGCCGCGTCAGCGGCCACCGCGGGCCTATCCACACTGA
- a CDS encoding NAD(P)/FAD-dependent oxidoreductase encodes MTRVVVIGGGIAGAATALAVHRAGLDAQVYEAHPDAAEDLGAFLTLASNGMRALAALDASAAVTALGFPLTSMRVLDGTGAQLARVPLGEAADPLLRYRCLRRGDLGSTLQAEAVRRGIAVRHGARLVSVEHGTDGVTARFADGTSARGDLLIGADGLNSAVRATFAPAVRPSYAGQQVFYGRTSAAGLPAGDACITMVRGSAAAFGFAVSPDGQTYWFARVSGDPLPAEETGGGTPAGWRETLFPPLRKDDTPAADIVAATGDDVLVTNATEVPPGSPWRSGRVMLVGDAAHAASPATGQGASMALEDAVILAKCLRDLPDTDAALGRYEELRRPRVEHNTTVSGNISRGVSSPSPAGRGAAPPRPGEEELVGLLDWTAGLPARP; translated from the coding sequence GTGACTCGGGTGGTGGTCATCGGTGGCGGGATCGCCGGAGCGGCGACGGCTCTGGCAGTGCACAGGGCGGGGCTCGACGCCCAGGTGTACGAGGCGCATCCGGACGCGGCCGAGGACCTGGGCGCGTTCCTCACCCTGGCGAGCAACGGGATGCGCGCGCTGGCGGCGCTGGACGCCTCCGCGGCGGTGACCGCCCTCGGCTTCCCGCTGACCTCGATGCGGGTCCTGGACGGCACCGGTGCGCAGTTGGCGCGGGTGCCGCTCGGCGAGGCGGCCGACCCCCTCCTGCGCTACCGCTGCCTGCGCCGCGGCGACCTCGGCTCGACGCTGCAGGCGGAGGCCGTCCGCCGCGGCATCGCCGTCCGGCACGGCGCACGGCTGGTCTCCGTCGAGCACGGCACGGACGGCGTCACCGCCCGCTTCGCCGACGGCACTTCGGCGCGCGGCGACCTGCTGATCGGCGCCGACGGCCTGAACTCCGCAGTCCGCGCGACGTTCGCGCCCGCCGTCCGGCCGTCCTACGCGGGCCAGCAGGTCTTCTACGGCCGCACGTCCGCCGCGGGGCTGCCCGCGGGGGACGCGTGCATCACGATGGTGCGCGGCAGCGCGGCGGCCTTCGGCTTCGCGGTCTCCCCCGACGGGCAGACGTACTGGTTCGCGCGAGTGAGCGGCGACCCGCTGCCCGCCGAGGAGACCGGCGGCGGCACCCCTGCCGGATGGCGCGAGACCCTTTTTCCGCCGCTGCGCAAGGACGACACCCCTGCGGCGGACATCGTCGCGGCCACCGGCGACGACGTCCTGGTCACCAACGCGACCGAGGTCCCGCCCGGCAGCCCCTGGCGCTCCGGGCGCGTGATGCTCGTCGGCGACGCCGCGCACGCGGCCTCCCCGGCGACCGGCCAGGGCGCGTCGATGGCACTGGAGGACGCGGTGATCCTCGCCAAGTGCCTGCGCGACCTTCCGGACACGGACGCCGCCCTCGGCCGCTACGAGGAGCTGCGCCGACCGCGCGTGGAGCACAACACCACCGTCAGCGGCAACATCTCCCGCGGCGTGAGCTCCCCGTCCCCGGCCGGTCGGGGCGCCGCGCCCCCGCGCCCCGGGGAGGAGGAACTCGTCGGCCTGCTGGACTGGACGGCCGGTCTTCCCGCACGGCCCTGA